From Triticum aestivum cultivar Chinese Spring chromosome 7B, IWGSC CS RefSeq v2.1, whole genome shotgun sequence:
NNNNNNNNNNNNNNaccgccgccgccgccgccgccgggccagGGCAGGACGACCGCCCGCGcgccctcccctcccccctcccgcggggcccgccgccgccgacggcgacgCCCGCTCCGCGGCGCAGCCCGCCgcggccgcccccgcccccgaacCCTACCGGAGCTGCCGCGACCCGCGCGAAGGTACGACCCGCTCCGGTTCCCTGCTCGGGCCACTGATTGGTAGGTAGCACGACCAGCTGTTCCATGTACGGAAACGGAGCACTGTTGGAATCCGCTTTTTCCTTCCCGCAGCCGCGCGCATTTCGCGAGGTTCGCCTGCTGGGCCGGGCGCCCTCCCGTTCGCGCGGAATGCGGCTCGCCGGATCTCGAGATTTGGCGGGTTGAATCGGTGGATTTTTCTTCCCTGGAGGTACCGTAGCGAAGTAGTAATGCGGCGCGTGCCTTCCGTTTCGGGCAAAGATGCCGTGGTTAGCTTCGAGATCAGCGGGCGAGCGCCTTTTTTTCTGCCCCGGTACTGATGGCCTGGTAGCGTGCTTGCTTTAGTTTCAAAGATAAAATAGTATTAGCCTGCTTATTTCGGGTAACCCCACGGTGCTCTTTACGGTACATTCGGTGCCCTCCCATACAGGCTGTTTAAGCTGCACGGCATGGTCAGTTAGTTGTAGGAGGTGGAAAATGCCAATGTGAATATGGCCAGTAGTTTCAGCCGTGTCATCGAGCCGTGAATGTATACTGAATGTTTGTTTGACAATGACGATGTGACTCTGGTACGCCTACTAGTTTATTTTTTCAGTTGCTGTAACGTTAGTTTGACAGAAGTACATGCTTTTATCGAATCGAACAGTTGTGCGTTCAAGTGCGCTCAGCTTTTCCATTTGCGATTTGCTGTGGCAGCATGTTTCAAAATATAATAGTATAGCCTGCTTATTTCGGGTAACCCCACGATTCTCTTTCCGGTACATATTGTGTCCTCACAGGCTGTTTAGGCTGGATGCAACCGCAAATTAGTTTAGCTGTTTAAGCTGGATGCCACAGGCTGTGAACATGGTCAGTAGCTTTAGCCGTGCATCGAGCTGTGCATATATACTGAATGCAGAAATGTGATCTCACGGTTCAAATGTTAGGCAATGAACAACGAGAATGTAGCTCTAGGACGTACATTAGTTTATCCAGTTGCTGTAACATTAGTTTGACAGAAGTACCATCAGCTTTTATCCAATCAAACAGTTGTGTTGAAGTACCATCAGCTTTTCCGTTCGCTGTGGCAGCATGTTGCTGTGACACCGGTGTGCCCCAACCAACTTCTCTGCTTTCTGCCTTCCATTTCTACAAGCGGGTGTGGTCTGGCTTGTCACTGATGGATCCTACTTACTAGAAATTGAGCATATCACGGGCAGGGTTAAAATGGTCAAATTTCAGTTGTAGGGAGTCTGAAAGAAAGCTCCTTTACATGCTTGGATGTCTTGGAGACCTGCTTTCACCATTTCCTCTTGCTTTGCCTTGCATGCATTATTTAAAATAGATAAGATCTTCTGTCTCGCTACTAATTCTTTTAGCATATGTAGTGCACAGTCCGTATGCCATTTTTCTACATATTCCCCAAGACATGAGACTCTCCTCTGCAAGGGATTGAAAAGATGGCATCAAAAGGTCCCCGGTCGAAGCTAGACCATGAGACAAGACCTAGACGCAAGAAGGTTAGCTTGCAGCTTTGACATCTCATTTACCAGCTGTATTTTATCATTGCTCTCTATCTTCCTCATCTCTTTACTTCGCATTTCGTATTTACATGATGGCAAATTTATCTGTATGTTAGGTATGCCATCCATTGCCAGTTATCACTTTGGTTTTAGTACATTGACTGAAACCTTTTCCCTATCTGTTCAGGCTCTTGAAGCTCCAAGGGAGCCTCGGAAGCCAAAAGTTCACTGGGACCATGTTCTGGGGGAAATGGTTTGGCTGTCAAAGGTTAGTTTCTGCTAATACAATTGAACACTTGCTATCCTCCTTTTAAATGGCGTAATATTGCAGGATTCTGTCATGGAGCTGTAGTTATTCTATTATCTTTTCTTCCTTAACTTAAATATCCCGCAGGAGTTTGAATCTGAGAGGAAGTGGAAGTTGTCCATGGCTAAAAAGATTGCTCAAAGGGCCAATATGGGTGTAGTTGACCAAGCAACAAAGGATGAGAAAAAACAGAAGGTTTGCATTATCTATATGATATAACCAATCTATATTTTTTATACTTTATTTGAGCGTTACCAAATCAAGGGATGCCTTTATTTCTACTATCCAGATATCGATTCCATGGAGTTGTATCTTAGTTTGATGATCCTTTTTTTGCAGGAGGGGGAACATCGCCTGAGAAAAGTTGCCCTAAATATTTCTAAGGATGTGAAGAAGTTCTGGACCAAAATAGAGAAGTTGGCAAGTTTTCCTTTTGTGTGCCTTACTGTACCACTTACTTTACTATGTCATGTTCCCAAGAAACTGAACCAATATCACTTAATGATGTGAATGTAGGTTCTCTATAAGAATCAGCTAGAGGTTGAGGAAAGGAAGAAAAAGGCCCTCGATAAGCAGCTTGATTTCCTTTTAGGTCAGACTGAAAGGTACCACCATCTATTGTTGGTTGATTTTCCGTGTCTATTTCAAACCTTGGATTTTTTATTTTAGGTCAATTGGCCCTGGCTGCATGCTAAGCTTCTGTCATTTGCTTTGAATTTTCAGATATTCTACAATGTTGGCTGAAAATCTCGTGGATGTTCCCCATTTGCAAACACAAGAAAATGGACTGTTACAGACAAATGTACTATCCAAGGAGGAAGTAGCAGGACCTTCCCAGACTAATCAACTGTCCCAGGAGGAAGTAGCAGGACCTTCCCAGACTAATCAACCATCCCAGGAGGAAGTGGCAGGACCGTCACAGACTAATCAACCATTGCAGGAGGATGTAGCAGAACCTTCGCAGACTAATCAACCATTGCAGGAGGATGTAGCAGAACCTTCGCACACTAATCAACCATTGCAGGAGGATGTAGCAGAACCTTCGCATGCTAATCAACCAGCGCAGGAGGAAGTAGCTGAGGAGAACATAAATGCACCAACTCCTGATGATCTAGGTGTTTAGCTTGACAAATTACTGCATGCTTCAGAAAACTTATCCAGTTAACTGTCCTTTTCTTTAGGCTTTAACACTTTTTAGTTGCAGATACAATGGAAACTGATGATGACTACGATAGCAGCTCCTTGAACGAAGAACAGGTAAGCTAATATTTTTTGTTTGCCCATGTTTTTATTTTGTCCATATGAATCCTAAGGATCTTAGTACAAAACATTATTGTTGTGAATAAGTTGAACAATTTGTTTTTATTGGCAGTTTGCCATTTTCTTGTTCTGTTTTTCATGCCAGTATGTTATGATACCACATTTCTGCTCGGCACTCCTAGATTTCTGTTGATTAGCTGCTGTTCAAAATAACAAAATATAATACAACATGACATATACCTAAGTATTGTTATGATACTGCATTTCTGCCCCTGCTGGAAATCTTCATTGTTTTCGCAACATATGAATCACTCTGATATGTGTTGGTACTGCAGGAAGATGACGAGCGCACAATTGATGAGGATGAAGCCCAAATCACGGAGGCTGAGCGCAATGAAGAATTAGCTGCATTGCAGGCAGAAGCTGACATACCAATTGATGATCTTCTTAAGTCGTATCTCAAAAGCCAAGGTGATCCCCGAAAGCAGTTCTCTTCTACCTGCCTTAACATATGTAGAGACAGCACTGTGCTCTATTTGTTGCTAAATTGATAAATTGATCAGCTCAAGCATTCTTAGTTAGCAGGGAAAGCAGTCCAGCTAACAAAGACACTTGCAGCAACTCAGATTTGAAGAATTCAACTAAAGGTTAGATTTTCAAATACCTGTATGGCATTAGGAAACTGAAATACTGCATACTCATTTATGTCTTTCCAAATTAATCTGGCCTTTTTGCTGTTTATTATCAGATTCTTCAAACCAAGTTAATGGCTGTAATCATGATTCTGGTTATACTTCAAGTGATGAAGGCAATTTTTCTGAGGAAGTTGATGATAGCCACCATTATGCTGAGTTTGTGAAGAGGAATCATGTACAGTTGTTTTCCTTGTGCCTTTTTTTGCATAtggccatgtgtgtgagagagccAAGGCTATCAAGTTATAGAATGTTCTCTAACCTTCTACTAAATTTTTTTTTTTGCAGGGGAAAAGTAACGGCGGTATCTCTGGTGAGCAGGTATACATTTCAATAACCTGTTTTACTGTTGTAGAATTTCTCTCCTCGTTACAAAATCATCTAACTTTGAAAAAAAACTTCATTTCCTCCCTCGCTTGTTGCTTGACTAGTGTTCACCCTGAACTGTAATACAGTTTAGAATATATCATTTTGTTTTGTGAAAAATCTACTTTTCGCCAGTTGCGTGAGTCTGATTTTCACCCCAAACCCTGACATGTCTGGACTCTTGAAGCCAAGCAAATCTTGTCAGTAGACTGGTTTAGtgagtggtttttggtgatgtggCATACTAGTAACTTAGCACGAACTTGATGCCAAAATTCATCGGACTAAAAGTGGTGGTGGATTTATCGGGGGGAGTGATCATGAGATCCAGATTCACCAGCAATTTTGAAGAGGAGCTCACTAGGTCAGTTGAACAATGCGGTGGACTTGATCAGTTTCTTCTTTCCCAGTCTGCTGCACCGCCCCCTTTCTTTCACCAATTTGGGCTTCACTCTAGTTTTCCATCGTACACTTCCCATCCACTGAATTGAAGCTACCTTTTAACCTGCTCGTCCTCTGCCATTCCTCCCCATCCTTGTGGAGTCAGCCCTTGTCTGTGTTGTGCGACAGTGCTTGAACAGATTGACGTGGTTAGCGAAGCATGTGAGGTGGACATGTTGGATCTGCATGTTGAACACATTCACCTCAGGTATCAGTTTCTTTGTGCAGAGCACTCCTAAAGATTAGCTGAAGCAGGCCCTTGCTTTACCCCCAGGATTGCATGGGAGGGAGGCAAATACAAAGATGGTGTTTCAAAAACAAATGTGCCACTTGCACTTCGGGTCTATTGCCTACCGGAGGTTGAGGTGGCAGCCATGTCATCCAAAACTGTTTTTCCAACTAGATTAAGATAACATTTTCTTTGAGGGTTGAGGTTCATCTTAACGGTATGTTAATTTATGGTAAAAAGTTAAGTCTCACTTAAGAGTTTAGGGAGGGATAGTTAAAATCTGAGGAAGGGTTACAACAACAGAATGCCGAAATGCCAATGGGAAATATGCATTAGAGAGTTTTGGAGTGTGAAGTAGGAAGGGACAAATTAACAAGATGTTGAAAATCTTAATGGCAATAATCCCTTTTCACTTCCTTTGTCCAACTAACATGCACAGTCAAGATTTTCTATTAATGATGGACCATGCTGATGCCTATTGAATGGGATAATCTTTCTGCTCAACCTTCTCCACAGCTTAAAAACCAGAGGCATGCGACATAGGAACCGTGAACTGGAGTAGTAATTGGCAAGCGTTCACAGGTTGAATAGCTTGCTGAAAATTGTTAACGTGGATTGAAATACCAAGCAATCCTAGTGATTATCCTGTTTGTGTTTTGGCATGATCTGCTTTGGTGTAATAAATGCGAAAGTATACCTAAGTCAACGATCTGTTTTTCTTCTTAAGTACTGTGTGGGGAATCTATGGTTTTGCATACTAACTCGTATTGTTTATTATTTTCAGGAGGATAACGATTATGTTTGTACTGATGAAGGAAAGGTAGTGCACCCATCTTCATCTGATTTCTTCACCACTTGCTTGTTTGCTGATACTTAACGTTATACTAATTGGATGGAAGTTGCTCTGGAAGATTTGAAACACATCCTTTCATGATTCATGGAGTAGCCATGTGCATTGAATTCTCGTACCTTTCGTATATGTGTTTATCTTTGTCTATTTGGGAGCCTTATTAGATCCATCTATTTGATAGGATGATGAAGCAACTTTATCTGAAGAGGAAGATTTGGCAAAGAAAGATGGCCCTGATCCTTTGGATGAGGTGATTTTATACATTAGTCAGTAATGTGGTTGAACTGTTCACATTGTCATTTTGAGCTGCTGTAGTTGTGAATTTACGGATTTGGTTACTACATGAATGAACTAGTCAGTAAAACCTGCTCGTGCAATTGATTCACTATCAATGTCATACAATGCAACTACCAAAGATTAGCACTTTTTCAGTATTTTAATTGGTTATAAGCTTCTGATGGCCATTCTCTTAGTAGCACATCTGTAGAGCAAATTGTGAAATTCTGATTCTGTCAATCTGCTATCTGACTTTTAAGCAAAATTTAATTTAAGATGGATATTTGGGCAAAGAGCTTCCAAAGTTTTAGAGGTTTTTGTTATGTCTGTTAAACAAAGTGTCTTGGGCGCATGCACACAAAATGCCCCTATGTTCTAGATATCAGAAAACAACTGAGCTTTATTGTTTGCTTGTGAAGCCAGAGTGGAAAACAATGAGAAAACTGAGTGAGGTCAGAACCACTGCAGTGAAAGATGGGTCTAAAATGATTAATGTTCATTGACTGAACTTTATTTTAATTAAAGACCTAGCATACATTTGTAGAAAACCCAGATGGGGGCATTGGGCTGTTTTAAGTTGCTTGTGTGTTTAAGACCCTTTTATTTGAGGTTCCAATTTTATGATCATTGCACGCATATACTAGCTTCGCCCTTGCATATTTCCTACTAACTCTTTATCATTGATCTTGTTTCGTAAATACAGATTAAGCTTCTGCAAAAAGAGAGTGAGATCCCACTAGAAGAACTTCTTGCGAGGTACCCAAAGGTATGCAGATTTTCCATTTGCTTTCTTCAATTGCATTTTACTGTGGTCCATCTGTAATGCCCTTTTTATATTTATATAGGATGGCTATGCAGATGACGTAACAACAGAACTGGAGGATTCACCCACACATTCTAGCGAAGAGGTTAATAGTGACATGTCTCTGGATGATCTACCTGCGGACTTGGAACTGAACAATGatacgtctgaaaatcatgaaatagCAGAAGTGCTGGGAACTGAGCATGTGAGCGGCAATGCCCTACAGCTAGAAATAGTTTCAGAGCCTAGCGTGCAAGAAACCTCTGTTAAAGGAGACGAGCTGACTGATGCTAAGGTGATGGCCGATGAGGAAGCTAGTGTACAAGAATGTTCTGTTGAAGAAGTTGAGATGACCGATGCTAAGGTGATGGCCGATCAGGAAACTATTGTACAAGAATGTCCTGTTAAAGAAGATGAGCTGACTGATGCTAAGGTGATGGCCGATGAGGAAACTAGTGTACAAGAACGTTCTGTTAAAGAAGATGAGCTGACTGATGCTAAGGCGATTGCCGATGAGGAAACTGGTGACAGTGTAATggctgatgctgctgctgctgcaagaGCAGCACAACCAACTGGGAACACCTTCTCAACAACGAGTGTCCGCACGAAATTCCCATTCCTTCTCAAGCATTCTCTTCGGGAATATCAGCATATTGGGTTGGACTGGTTGGTTGCTATGTATGAAAAGAGGCTGAATGGAATTTTAGCAGATGAAATGGGTTTAGGGAAGACGATCATGACTATCTCCTTGCTAGCACACCTTGCATGTGAGAAGGGGATATGGGGTCCACATCTTATTGTCGTGCCAACCAGTGTTATGTTAAATTGGGAGACAGAATTTCTGAAATGGTGTCCTGCCTTTAAAATACTTACTTATTTTGGAAGTGCAAAGGAGAGAAAGCAGAAACGTCAAGGTTGGATGAAGCCAAATTTTTTCCATGTATGCATCACGACATACAGGCTAGTTATTCAGGACTCCAAAGCGTTCAAGCGAAAGAAGTGGAAGTATCTTATTCTTGATGAGGCTCATCTGATAAAGAACTGGAAATCACAAAGATGGCAGACTCTGCTGAATTTTAATTCGAAACGACGTATTCTGTTGACTGGAACTCCTTTGCAAAATGACCTTATGGAACTTTGGTCTCTCATGCACTTTTTGATGCCACATGTATTCCAGTCTCACCAAGAGTTCAAGGATTGGTTCTGCAATCCAATATCAGGAATGGTGGAGGGCCAAGACAAGGTAAACAAGGAAGTTATCGATAGGTTGCACAATGTCCTCCGCCCATTTATATTACGGCGATTGAAACGAGATGTTGAGAAACAGTTACCACAGAAGCATGAGCATGTCATATATTGCCGACTTTCCAGAAGGCAAAGAAACTTGTATGAAGATTTTATTGCCAGCTCAGATACACAAGCAACACTGTCAAGTGGCAACTATTTTGGTATGATTAGCATCATTATGCAACTCAGAAAGGTCTGTAACCATCCGGATCTTTTTGAAGGCCGCCCAATTATCAGCTCATTTGACATGGCAGGGATTGACATGCAGATCAGCTCTTCTGTTTGCATGGTCCTGGATAAGGGCCCATTTTCTCAGGCTGGTCTGTCTGATATGAACCTTGTGTTTACTCAAAATGAATTTAATATGACTTCTTGGGAGGCGGATGAGGTTGCTGCTGTCTTTCTTCCAGGCATCACCTCTAGGGGCTCTGGTGCAGAGATTTCTTGCTCTAGCAAGGCTGGTCAGAGAAGTAATGGAacaaatatttttgaagaaattcagaAAGCCTTGCAGGAGGAGAGAATTAAAGAGGCCAAAGAAAGAGCAGCTTCAATTGCTTGGTGGAATAGGTTGAGATGCGAGAAGAGGCCTGTTTATGGTAGAAACATTAGAGAGCTTCTGACCATAAGACATCCTATGTGTGATGTTCTTGAGAAGAAGAACAACCCTTCATGCTACATGGATTTTTCATCGAGTCTAGCAGATCTTGTTCTTTCATCTGTGGAACGCTTCAATAAAATGCTTGGCTTTATTGAATCATTTACTTTTGCAATTCCTGCTGCACGGGCTGCTACTCCTATTTGCTGGTGCAAAAAAAGGAATTCACCTGTTCTTCTTGGACCAGCTTACAGAGAACAATGTATGAATGAGTTCTCGCCCATTCTCTCCCCTATAAGGCCTGCAATTGTTCGCCGTCAAGTGTACTTCCCGGACAGGCGCTTGATCCAGTTTGACTGTGGGAAGTTGCAGGAGCTTGCTGTCTTGCTGAGACGTTTGAAGTCAGAAGGACACAGAGCCTTGATATTTACTCAGATGACCAAGATGCTTGATACTTTGGAGGAATTCATTAATTTGTATGGCTATACATATTTGAGGTTAGATGGTTCTACCCAGCCAGAAGAGAGGCAGACACTAATGCAGAGGTTCAATACAAACCCGaagttttttcttttcattttatccACTCGCAGTGGCGGTGTGGGAGTCAACCTAGTAGGGGCAGACACTGTTATATTCTATGACAGTGACTGGAACCCTGCAATGGATCAACAAGCCCAAGACAGATGCCACAGGATAGGACAAACACGTGAAGTTAACATCTATAGGCTAATTAGTGAGAGCACTATAGAGGAGAATATTCTCAAGAAAGCAAATCAGAAGCGAACACTTGATGATTTAGTGATACAACGCGGTTGTTACAATACAGAGTTCTTCAAGAAGCTAGACCCTATGGAATTTTTTTCTGGGCACACAGCTCTTAATGTCGAAGAACAGCCGAGGGATCGCTCTATGACTGCTGTATCCTCAAATGAAACTGGTCTGGCTCTGTCAAATGCAGATGTTGAAGCAGCTATTAGACAGGCAGAAGACGAAGCTGACTATATGGCTCTCAAAAGGTTGGAGCAGGAAGAGGCTGCAGACAATCAAGAATTCAGTGAGGAGGTTGCTGGAAGGCTAGAGGATGATGAGCTTGTAAATGAGGAGGATACAAAACCTGATGATCACACCAGTGAAGAGCATAAACATCAAAGTTCTGATGCGGATAAGGATAAAAATGTTGGTTTACCTGTGAACCAAATAAATGAAGAAAAGGCTCTTACATTGGCTGCAGGTGACGGAGATATGGATATGCTTGCTGATGTTAAGCAAATGGCTGCTGCAGCAGCTGCAGCAGGACAAGCGAGTTCATCTTTTGAAAATCACCTTCGGCCAATAGATAGATATGCAATGCGGTTTTTGGAGCTCTGGGATCCAATAATTGACAAAGCTGCTGTAAATTATCAGGTGAATGTTGCAGAGGAAGAATGGGAACTT
This genomic window contains:
- the LOC123163189 gene encoding protein PHOTOPERIOD-INDEPENDENT EARLY FLOWERING 1 isoform X4, which codes for MASKGPRSKLDHETRPRRKKALEAPREPRKPKVHWDHVLGEMVWLSKEFESERKWKLSMAKKIAQRANMGVVDQATKDEKKQKEGEHRLRKVALNISKDVKKFWTKIEKLVLYKNQLEVEERKKKALDKQLDFLLGQTERYSTMLAENLVDVPHLQTQENGLLQTNVLSKEEVAGPSQTNQLSQEEVAGPSQTNQPSQEEVAGPSQTNQPLQEDVAEPSQTNQPLQEDVAEPSHTNQPLQEDVAEPSHANQPAQEEVAEENINAPTPDDLVADTMETDDDYDSSSLNEEQEDDERTIDEDEAQITEAERNEELAALQAEADIPIDDLLKSYLKSQVSRESSPANKDTCSNSDLKNSTKDSSNQVNGCNHDSGYTSSDEGNFSEEVDDSHHYAEFVKRNHGKSNGGISGEQEDNDYVCTDEGKDDEATLSEEEDLAKKDGPDPLDEIKLLQKESEIPLEELLARYPKDGYADDVTTELEDSPTHSSEEVNSDMSLDDLPADLELNNDTSENHEIAEVLGTEHVSGNALQLEIVSEPSVQETSVKGDELTDAKVMADEEASVQECSVEEVEMTDAKVMADQETIVQECPVKEDELTDAKVMADEETSVQERSVKEDELTDAKAIADEETGDSVMADAAAAARAAQPTGNTFSTTSVRTKFPFLLKHSLREYQHIGLDWLVAMYEKRLNGILADEMGLGKTIMTISLLAHLACEKGIWGPHLIVVPTSVMLNWETEFLKWCPAFKILTYFGSAKERKQKRQGWMKPNFFHVCITTYRLVIQDSKAFKRKKWKYLILDEAHLIKNWKSQRWQTLLNFNSKRRILLTGTPLQNDLMELWSLMHFLMPHVFQSHQEFKDWFCNPISGMVEGQDKVNKEVIDRLHNVLRPFILRRLKRDVEKQLPQKHEHVIYCRLSRRQRNLYEDFIASSDTQATLSSGNYFGMISIIMQLRKVCNHPDLFEGRPIISSFDMAGIDMQISSSVCMVLDKGPFSQAGLSDMNLVFTQNEFNMTSWEADEVAAVFLPGITSRGSGAEISCSSKAGQRSNGTNIFEEIQKALQEERIKEAKERAASIAWWNRLRCEKRPVYGRNIRELLTIRHPMCDVLEKKNNPSCYMDFSSSLADLVLSSVERFNKMLGFIESFTFAIPAARAATPICWCKKRNSPVLLGPAYREQCMNEFSPILSPIRPAIVRRQVYFPDRRLIQFDCGKLQELAVLLRRLKSEGHRALIFTQMTKMLDTLEEFINLYGYTYLRLDGSTQPEERQTLMQRFNTNPKFFLFILSTRSGGVGVNLVGADTVIFYDSDWNPAMDQQAQDRCHRIGQTREVNIYRLISESTIEENILKKANQKRTLDDLVIQRGCYNTEFFKKLDPMEFFSGHTALNVEEQPRDRSMTAVSSNETGLALSNADVEAAIRQAEDEADYMALKRLEQEEAADNQEFSEEVAGRLEDDELVNEEDTKPDDHTSEEHKHQSSDADKDKNVGLPVNQINEEKALTLAAGDGDMDMLADVKQMAAAAAAAGQASSSFENHLRPIDRYAMRFLELWDPIIDKAAVNYQVNVAEEEWELERIEKLKEDLEAEIDEDQEPLSYESWDVDFATTAYRQQVEALAKKQLLEEQERQALEAAKELEEMNEMASSHRKKSKKKKRKAGKFKSLKKGRVSSESEAMHDETSVDTMSIDDNAPSPELMSDESPHHGSHKRKKMTPRNEEVSSSSRALKKFKKAPKSNFTPESSSHKHSLEGKQLKLMDEVNDSDPKSVRIKSDGRISMPSMPAKRVMVIKPERLKKKGLLWPRDCALDSWTTEEDAVLCGTVHEYGPVWELASDFLHSIPGGAFYRGRYRHPVHCCERFRELFCKYVLSATDNANSEKAPSGAGKAVLKVSEDQTRMLLNVISEIPNNELLLQKHFMAILSSVWRSKCAHESRHVTSVCSSATHKPVRLSENWSMANDKPSFNLVRTALVDAQAQCSRVAIPTSNQEPRRRHLDLVLDFRTDRHAYQADFPSLVNVSILEPDPIRRTVVPVEQSLLSGLPHRHAENRFRIASEACFEGEGSHWASSVHMNDAARHKSGSKSTGKHKAASESGRPPKSKIQRTAEPQEMPALKFDFLRSPRQLLTSAAEFPITQSLSDFGIDDSELTYMEDLPLEETDTEFAPSQYDPVSLAGIEELDPLVDLTDIG
- the LOC123163189 gene encoding protein PHOTOPERIOD-INDEPENDENT EARLY FLOWERING 1 isoform X5; this encodes MASKGPRSKLDHETRPRRKKALEAPREPRKPKVHWDHVLGEMVWLSKEFESERKWKLSMAKKIAQRANMGVVDQATKDEKKQKEGEHRLRKVALNISKDVKKFWTKIEKLVLYKNQLEVEERKKKALDKQLDFLLGQTERYSTMLAENLVDVPHLQTQENGLLQTNVLSKEEVAGPSQTNQLSQEEVAGPSQTNQPSQEEVAGPSQTNQPLQEDVAEPSQTNQPLQEDVAEPSHTNQPLQEDVAEPSHANQPAQEEVAEENINAPTPDDLDTMETDDDYDSSSLNEEQEDDERTIDEDEAQITEAERNEELAALQAEADIPIDDLLKSYLKSQVSRESSPANKDTCSNSDLKNSTKDSSNQVNGCNHDSGYTSSDEGNFSEEVDDSHHYAEFVKRNHGKSNGGISGEQEDNDYVCTDEGKDDEATLSEEEDLAKKDGPDPLDEIKLLQKESEIPLEELLARYPKDGYADDVTTELEDSPTHSSEEVNSDMSLDDLPADLELNNDTSENHEIAEVLGTEHVSGNALQLEIVSEPSVQETSVKGDELTDAKVMADEEASVQECSVEEVEMTDAKVMADQETIVQECPVKEDELTDAKVMADEETSVQERSVKEDELTDAKAIADEETGDSVMADAAAAARAAQPTGNTFSTTSVRTKFPFLLKHSLREYQHIGLDWLVAMYEKRLNGILADEMGLGKTIMTISLLAHLACEKGIWGPHLIVVPTSVMLNWETEFLKWCPAFKILTYFGSAKERKQKRQGWMKPNFFHVCITTYRLVIQDSKAFKRKKWKYLILDEAHLIKNWKSQRWQTLLNFNSKRRILLTGTPLQNDLMELWSLMHFLMPHVFQSHQEFKDWFCNPISGMVEGQDKVNKEVIDRLHNVLRPFILRRLKRDVEKQLPQKHEHVIYCRLSRRQRNLYEDFIASSDTQATLSSGNYFGMISIIMQLRKVCNHPDLFEGRPIISSFDMAGIDMQISSSVCMVLDKGPFSQAGLSDMNLVFTQNEFNMTSWEADEVAAVFLPGITSRGSGAEISCSSKAGQRSNGTNIFEEIQKALQEERIKEAKERAASIAWWNRLRCEKRPVYGRNIRELLTIRHPMCDVLEKKNNPSCYMDFSSSLADLVLSSVERFNKMLGFIESFTFAIPAARAATPICWCKKRNSPVLLGPAYREQCMNEFSPILSPIRPAIVRRQVYFPDRRLIQFDCGKLQELAVLLRRLKSEGHRALIFTQMTKMLDTLEEFINLYGYTYLRLDGSTQPEERQTLMQRFNTNPKFFLFILSTRSGGVGVNLVGADTVIFYDSDWNPAMDQQAQDRCHRIGQTREVNIYRLISESTIEENILKKANQKRTLDDLVIQRGCYNTEFFKKLDPMEFFSGHTALNVEEQPRDRSMTAVSSNETGLALSNADVEAAIRQAEDEADYMALKRLEQEEAADNQEFSEEVAGRLEDDELVNEEDTKPDDHTSEEHKHQSSDADKDKNVGLPVNQINEEKALTLAAGDGDMDMLADVKQMAAAAAAAGQASSSFENHLRPIDRYAMRFLELWDPIIDKAAVNYQVNVAEEEWELERIEKLKEDLEAEIDEDQEPLSYESWDVDFATTAYRQQVEALAKKQLLEEQERQALEAAKELEEMNEMASSHRKKSKKKKRKAGKFKSLKKGRVSSESEAMHDETSVDTMSIDDNAPSPELMSDESPHHGSHKRKKMTPRNEEVSSSSRALKKFKKAPKSNFTPESSSHKHSLEGKQLKLMDEVNDSDPKSVRIKSDGRISMPSMPAKRVMVIKPERLKKKGLLWPRDCALDSWTTEEDAVLCGTVHEYGPVWELASDFLHSIPGGAFYRGRYRHPVHCCERFRELFCKYVLSATDNANSEKAPSGAGKAVLKVSEDQTRMLLNVISEIPNNELLLQKHFMAILSSVWRSKCAHESRHVTSVCSSATHKPVRLSENWSMANDKPSFNLVRTALVDAQAQCSRVAIPTSNQEPRRRHLDLVLDFRTDRHAYQADFPSLVNVSILEPDPIRRTVVPVEQSLLSGLPHRHAENRFRIASEACFEGEGSHWASSVHMNDAARHKSGSKSTGKHKAASESGRPPKSKIQRTAEPQEMPALKFDFLRSPRQLLTSAAEFPITQSLSDFGIDDSELTYMEDLPLEETDTEFAPSQYDPVSLAGIEELDPLVDLTDIG